From a single Sulfitobacter sp. DSM 110093 genomic region:
- a CDS encoding cyclase family protein, whose protein sequence is MSAGRWINRPDGSNWGEFGPDDERGRLNLLTSERTRQAAQEIQEGRSFCLSLPLDYPGGSFLNPRRGPPRHFATIRDDSANFNYDIAREDPAITDVICDDAVLLHMQYSTQWDSLCHVGARFDADGDGDAEIVYYNGWRGGEHITTGDGHVGCGMGPEGVQAQRLGIERMAETGVQGRGVMVDLLRHFGSGRTLVTGAMFREVLERDEIAVEAGDMLCLHTGFAEALLGMNRTPDAEKLARSFAVLDGQDEDLRDWITESGIAVLIADNYAVEQTKRTPVGPQGSSLPLHEHCLFKLGIHLGELWRLGPLNEWLRARGRSRFFLTAPPLRLPGAVGSPVTPVATV, encoded by the coding sequence ATGAGTGCTGGCCGTTGGATCAACCGGCCTGATGGTTCGAACTGGGGCGAATTCGGCCCCGATGACGAACGAGGTCGGCTAAACTTGCTCACCAGTGAGAGAACCCGGCAGGCCGCGCAGGAAATTCAAGAAGGCCGGAGTTTTTGCTTGTCGCTTCCATTGGATTATCCCGGTGGCAGCTTCTTGAACCCCCGACGCGGCCCTCCGCGTCACTTCGCGACAATCCGCGACGATAGCGCGAATTTCAATTACGACATCGCACGCGAGGATCCTGCGATCACAGATGTGATCTGCGATGATGCAGTCCTGTTGCATATGCAATATTCAACGCAGTGGGATTCCCTTTGCCATGTCGGAGCCCGTTTTGATGCTGACGGTGATGGCGACGCAGAAATTGTCTATTACAACGGTTGGCGTGGTGGCGAACACATAACCACTGGGGATGGACATGTCGGGTGCGGCATGGGCCCGGAGGGCGTCCAAGCTCAGCGCCTTGGTATCGAGCGGATGGCTGAAACTGGCGTTCAAGGGCGTGGCGTCATGGTCGATCTACTTCGGCATTTTGGTTCTGGTCGCACTCTCGTGACCGGCGCCATGTTTCGGGAAGTTCTGGAAAGAGATGAGATAGCGGTTGAGGCTGGCGACATGCTTTGCTTACACACTGGCTTCGCGGAAGCCCTTCTGGGCATGAACCGAACGCCTGATGCGGAAAAGCTAGCGAGAAGTTTTGCTGTCCTTGATGGGCAAGATGAGGACCTCCGCGACTGGATCACCGAAAGCGGCATCGCAGTCTTAATCGCGGACAATTATGCGGTTGAGCAAACAAAACGCACGCCCGTGGGGCCGCAAGGTTCATCTCTCCCCCTGCACGAGCATTGCTTGTTCAAGCTCGGAATTCACCTTGGAGAATTGTGGCGCTTGGGCCCGCTTAATGAGTGGCTGCGCGCAAGGGGTAGATCACGGTTCTTTCTGACGGCTCCGCCTCTTCGCTTACCTGGCGCGGTTGGGTCGCCTGTAACGCCAGTTGCGACGGTATAG